In Candidatus Methylomirabilis sp., one genomic interval encodes:
- a CDS encoding TlpA disulfide reductase family protein produces MEQVFGTGEAPPLRRTAAWWKWLLSVGIAAGLIVLLAYGFTRSPKDIPSPLVRKPAPDFTLALLDGGALTLHELRGKVVVVNFWASWCYPACWNEAPRLQAAWEQYRERGVVIVGVVYQDREPNAREFIRKHGKTYPNGMDQKSRIAIDYGVYGVPETFFIDREGRIAQKHVGEIPTETLTGAIEKLL; encoded by the coding sequence ATGGAGCAGGTGTTCGGAACCGGGGAAGCGCCGCCCCTCCGGCGGACGGCTGCCTGGTGGAAGTGGCTCCTGTCCGTCGGGATTGCGGCCGGCCTCATCGTCCTCCTGGCCTACGGCTTCACCCGGAGCCCGAAAGATATCCCCTCCCCCCTCGTCCGGAAGCCCGCGCCCGACTTCACCCTGGCCCTCCTGGACGGAGGCGCGCTCACCCTCCATGAGCTGCGGGGGAAGGTCGTCGTGGTGAACTTCTGGGCCTCCTGGTGCTACCCCGCCTGCTGGAATGAGGCGCCCCGCCTGCAGGCGGCCTGGGAGCAGTACCGTGAGAGGGGTGTGGTGATCGTCGGCGTGGTCTACCAGGACCGGGAACCGAACGCCCGGGAGTTCATCCGGAAACACGGGAAGACCTACCCCAACGGGATGGACCAGAAGAGCCGGATCGCCATTGACTACGGGGTGTACGGCGTTCCGGAAACCTTCTTCATCGACCGCGAGGGCAGGATCGCCCAGAAGCACGTGGGGGAAATCCCGACGGAGACGCTCACCGGGGCGATCGAGAAGCTGCTCTGA